The Streptomyces puniciscabiei genomic interval TTGCGCATTCGACACCGAAAGGAGCGCCAGAAGATCACCATCCCATACAAGGCGCTGATCCATGAGGCGGCACTTCGCATCAGGGTCAGTGGCCGAGCCACCTCGAAGGCACAGCTCGCCAGGCTCCTTGAGCTCTCCGAAGCAGACCACGTCACCCTGCGCGTCATCCCCTTCGACCTGGACGGCTTTGCCGCGTCAAGCGCGATGACATACGCCAGCGGCCCCTTGCCCCAGCTGGACACGGTGGTACGAGACGCGCCCCATGGCACAGTCTTCATCGATTCCGAGGCTCAGCTCAACATTTATCGAACGCGCTTCCGTATGGTGGAGGCTGTATCACTCGAACCGGTCGAGTCCCGTGGCTTCATCCACCGGCTGGCAAAGGAGCTGTGAGGCACCCCATGGACAACTGGCGGAAATCCTCTTACTCGGGCGAGGGCGACGGCAACGAGTGCCTCGAGATCGCCAACACCCGCACGCACGTCGCCGTCCGCGACTCCAAGGACCCGGCCGCCGGCACCCTCACCGTCCCGGCCGGGTCCTTCGCCCTCTTCATCGAGGCCCTGAAGAAGACGCCGTAACCCGCGGACCGCGGGAGTCGCTACCGCAACAAAACCCCCGCCCCCTCCACCCCCTCCTCCGAAGGCACCGCCACCAGACCCATCTCCGCGGCGGAGGAGAGCAACCGGTGGGCCGGGAGGATGCGGACCGTGTAGCCGTACGGACCCGTGCGGTCCAGGGCCAGCGGGCCCTCGTACAGCAGGCGGCCCTCCAGGTCCGGAGCGCCCGCCGGCTTCAGCGGGACCACTGTCGCGTCCGTGATGCGGTCCTCCGCGTCCACCCGGCCCGACACCGCCTGGACCTCGACGTCGTCGGGGGTCAGCGAACCGAGGGCCACCCGCACCCGCAGGCCCACCGTCGTGCCCAGCTCCGCCGTGGCCGTCGGCGCCGTCGTCTCCACGTGGTCCACGCTCACCCCTGCCCAGGCCGCCCGCACCCGGGCCTTCCAGGCGGCCAGGTCGCTCGCCGTGTCCGGGGTCAGGGCGCGGTGCGCGTGCGCGGCGGGGACGTAGAGGCGGTCGACGTACTCGCGGACCATGCGGCCGGCCAGCACCTTCGGACCCAGCAGACTCAACGTCTGGCGGACCATCGCGATCCAGCGGTCCGGCAACCCGCCCCGCCCTCGCTCGTAGAAGCGCGGGGTCACCCGCTGCTCCAGCAGGTCGTAGAGCGCCGCCGCCTCGATGTCGTCCCGGCGGTCCGGGTCCGTGCCCGCGCCGTCGGCCGTCGGGATGGCCCAGCCGAAGTCCGGCTGGAACCATTCGTCCCACCAGCCGTCCAGGACGGAGAGGTTGAGGCAGCCGTTGAGCGCCGCCTTCATGCCGCTCGTCCCACACGCTTCCAGGGGCCTGAGCGGGTTGTTCAGCCAGATGTCACAGCCGGGGTAGAGCTTCTGCGCCATCGCCATGCCGTAGTCGGGGAGGAAGACGATGCGGTGGCGGACCCGTGGGTCGTCGGCGAAGCGGACCAGCTCCTGGACCAGGCGTTTGCCGCTGTCGTCCGCCGGGTGTGCCTTGCCCGCCACGACGATCTGGATCGGGTGGTCCGGGTGGAGCAGCAGCTCCATCAGGCGGTCCCGGTCCCTCAGCATCAGCGTCAGGCGTTTGTACGACGGCACGCGGCGCGCGAAGCCGATCGTCAGGACGTCCGGGTCCAGGACCCCGTCGATCCAGCCCAACTCGGCGTCTCCGGCACCGCGTTGACGCCATGACGCCCGCAGTCGCTCCCGTACCTCCAGCACCAGCTGTTCGCGCAGGGTGCGGCGCAGCTCCCAGATCTCCTGGTCCTCGATCTCCGCGACCGAGTCCCAGCGCTCGGAGCCGCCCACGGTCAGCGCGTCCTCGGCCCGCTCCGAGCCGACCTGGCGGGCGCCCAGGCGCAGCACCTCCGGGGCGACCCAGGTCGGCGCGTGCACCCCGTTGGTCACGGAGGTGATCGGCACCTCGTCGGGGTCGAATCCCGGCCACAGGCCCGCGAACATCTCCCGGCTGACGTGCCCGTGCAGCAGGGACACGCCGTTCGCCCGCTGGGCCAGCCTGAGCCCCATCACCGCCATGTTGAACAGGTTCGGCTCGCCACCCGGGTACGTCTCCATACCGAGGGTGAGGATCCGCTGCACGTCGATGCCGGGGAGCTCGGCGTCCGCCCCGAAGTGCCGGGCGACCAGCTCCCGGTCGAAGCGGTCGATGCCGGCCGGGACGGGAGTGTGGGTGGTGAAGACCGTGCCGCCGCGCACCGCCTCCAGGGAGGAGTCGAAGTCCAGTCCGGCGGCGCAGAGTTCGGCGATCCGCTCCAGCCCGAGGAAACCCGCGTGTCCCTCGTTGGTGTGGAACACCTCGGGGTGCGGGTGGCCGGTGAGGCGGCAGTAGGTCCGTACCGCCCGGACACCCCCTATCCCCAGCAGCATCTCCTGCAGCAGCCGGTGCTCGCTGCCGCCGCCGTAGAGCCGGTCGGTCACCCCGCGTTCGCCGAGGTCGTTCTCCTCCACGTCCGAGTCCAGGAGCAGCAGCGGCACCCTGCCCACCTGGGCCAGCCAGATCCGGGCGTGCAGCGCCCTGCCGCCGGGCAGCGCGAGGGAGACCTGGGCCAGGGTGCCGTTGGCCTCCTTCAGCTGGGTGAGGGGCAGTTCGTTGGGGTCGAGCACCGGGTAGTGCTCCTGCTGCCAGCCGTCGCGGGACAGGGTCTGCCGGAAGTACCCGTGCCGGTACAGCAGGCCGACACCGATCAGGGGTACGCCCAGGTCGCTGGCGGCCTTGAGGTGGTCGCCCGCCAGGATGCCGAGGCCGCCGGAGTACTGGGGCAGCGCGGCCGTGATGCCGAACTCCGGGGAGAAGTAGGCGATGGCCGCGGGCATGCCGGCCGCCTGGGTCTGGTACCAGCGATCGCCGGTCAGATAGTCGTCGAGGTCGTCGGCGACGGCGGTGAGGCGGCGCAGGAACCGCCGGTCCCCGGCCAGCTCGGCCAGCCGCGCCGGTCGCACCCGGCCCAGTATCCGCACCGGGTCGCCCCCGGCGGCGGCCCATGCCTCGGGGTCGACGGACTGGAACAGATCGCGCGTTTCCGCATGCCAGGACCAGCGCAGATTGCGCGCCAGGTCACTCAGCGGCCGGAGGGGTTCGGGGAGAACGGGACGGACGGTGAACCGACGGATCGCCTTCACATGCCACCTCGGACGCGTCGCGGAGTGAGACGCACGGCGCTGTACGTCTCGTCGTCAACCTCGACGGTAGTGGTTACCGGAGGGTCGGTGGGGAGGCTCCCGGCGGGGGTGTCGGGGGCGTCAAGGAGCGGCGCGCGGGCACCCGGAAAAAGGGGGCCGGTCTTGTGGGTGGACATACGCGGGAGTAGTTAACAAAGTTCCGGATTGCCCACCCGAACAGGGTGGGAAGGCTCCTCCGGTACGGCCCCACAGGCGTCCCACAGCACCTCCGCAGGACCCACCTCCCCATATCCATCCGCCCACACCCACGTTGACGCGGACAGGAGCGGTCATGCCCGCCACGCACCATTCGTCAGCACCCCCGAACAGCAGCGACACCACGGCAGCTGCAGCGAAGGCCGCGAAGAAACCGGCCAAGAAGACAACGGCCAAAAAGACAACGGCCAAGAAGGCAGCTGCCAAGAAGACAACGGGCAAGAAGGCGGTGAAGGCCGTCGCCGACTTGCCCGGCCCGCCCGGCCCGCCGGGCGGCCCCGCCGATCCCCCAGCCGTCTCCGGGGCGGCCACGCTCGGCCGTATCCCCGTCCTCGACGTACGGCCCGTGGTCCAGCACGGGCGCAGGCCGGCCAAGGCGGTGACCGGTGAGTCGTTCGAGGTGTCCGCCACCGTCTTCCGGGAGGGGCACGACGCCGTCGCGGCGAACGTCGTGCTGCGCGATCCGGCCGGCCGGCCCGGACCCTGGACGCCGATGCGTGAACTCGCGCCGGGCACCGACCGCTGGGGCGCCACCGTCACCGCGGGCGAGCCCGGCCGCTGGACGTACACGGTGGAGGCCTGGTCCGACCCGGTCGCCACCTGGCGGCACCACGCCGGCATCAAGATCCCGGCGGGCATCGACACCGAGCTGGTGCTGGAGGAGGGCGCGCGGCTGTACGAGCGCGCCGCCGCCGGAGTCCCGGACGGCCAACGGCCCGTCCTCGACGAGGCGGTGGCGGCCCTGCGCGACGACGACCGCCCCGCCGCCTGGCGCCTCGCGGCGGCGCTGGCACCTCAGGTGCAGGACCTGCTGGCCCGCCATCCCTTGCGGGAGTTGGTCACCGCCTCCGACCCGATGCCGCTGCTGGTGGAGCGCGAACGCGCCCTGTACGGCTCCTGGTACGAGTTCTTCCCGCGCTCGGAGGGCACGCCCGAGCAGCCGCACGGCACCTTCCGCACGGCCGCGCGCCGGCTGAAGCCGATCGCGGAGATGGGCTTCGACGTCGTCTACCTCCCGCCCATCCACCCCATCGGCACCACCTTCCGCAAGGGGCCCGACAACACGCTCACCGCCGGGCCGGACGACGTGGGCGTGCCCTGGGCGATCGGCTCCCCCGAGGGCGGCCACGACGCCGTCCACCCGGACCTGGGCACGATCGAGGACTTCGACTGGTTCGTGGCCCAGGCGCGCTCCCACGGCCTGGAGATCGCCCTCGACTTCGCCCTCCAGTGCTCCCCCGACCATCCCTGGGTGCAGAAACACCCCGAGTGGTTCCATCACCGGCCCGACGGCACGATCGCGTACGCGGAGAACCCGCCGAAGAAGTACCAGGACATCTACGCGATCGCCTTCGACGCGGACATGGACGGCCTGGTCGCCGAGACGGTACGGATCCTGCGGCACTGGATGGACCACGGCGTGCGGATCTTCCGCGTCGACAACCCGCACACCAAGCCGGTCGTCTTCTGGGAGCGGGTCATCGCCGAGGTCAACGGCACGGACCCGGACGTGATCTTCCTGGCGGAGGCGTTCACCCGGCCGGCGATGATGCACACCCTGGCCCAGATCGGCTTCCAGCAGTCGTACACGTACTTCACCTGGCGCAACAGCAAGCAGGAACTGACCGAGTACCTGGGCGAGCTGTCGGGGGAGGCGGCGGCCTACATGCGGCCGAACCTCTTCGTCAACACCCCGGACATCCTGCACGCCTACCTCCAGCACGGCGGGCGCCCGGCCTTCGAGGTGCGGGCCGTGCTCGCCGCGACCCTCTCCCCCACCTGGGGCGTCTACAGCGGCTACGAACTGTGCGAGAACACCCCGCTCAGGGAGGGCAGCGAGGAGTACCTCCACTCGGAGAAGTACCAGCTCAGGCCACGCGACTGGGAGGCGGCCGCACGCGAGGGCCGGACCATCGCCCCGCTCATCACCCGGCTCAACACCATCCGGCGCAGCAGTCCGGCCCTGCGCCAACTGCGCGATCTGCACTTCCACCACACCGACAAGGAGGCGGTGATCGCCTACTCGAAGCGGAGCGGATCGAACACGGTTCTCGTGGTCGCCAACCTCGACCCCCACCACACCCAGGAGGCCACGGTCTCGTTGGACATGCCGCAACTCGGCCTGGACTGGCACGAGTCCGTGCCGGTGCGCGACGAGCTCACCGGCGAGACCTACTACTGGGGCAGGGCCAACTATGTGCGCCTCGAACCGGGCCACAGGCCCGCGCACGTTCTCACCGTCCTGCGACCGTCCAACCCGCAGATCGGAGGGTCACCCACAATATGATCGTCAATGAGCCCGTTCCGGACACCTTCACGGACACTCCCGCGAGGGACCGGGACCCGGAGTGGTTCAAGCGCGCCGTCTTCTACGAGGTCCTGGTCCGCTCCTTCCAGGACAGCAACGGCGACGGCATCGGCGACCTGAAGGGTCTGACGGCCAAGCTGGACTATCTGCAGTGGCTCGGCGTGGACTGTCTGTGGCTGCCGCCGTTCTTCAAGTCGCCCCTCAGGGACGGCGGTTACGACGTCTCCGACTACACCGCCGTCCTGCCGGAGTTCGGTGACCTCGCCGACTTCGTGGAGTTCGTGGACGCCGCCCACCAGCGCGGCATGCGCGTGATCATCGACTTCGTCATGAACCACACCAGCGACCAGCACCCGTGGTTCCAGGAGTCCAGGCGGGATCCGGACGGTCCGTACGGGGACTACTACGTCTGGGCCGACGACGACAAGCAGTTCCAGGACGCCCGGATCATCTTCGTCGACACCGAGGCCTCCAACTGGACGTACGACCCCGTACGCAAGCAGTACTACTGGCACCGCTTCTTCTCGCACCAGCCGGACCTCAACTACGAGAACCCGGCGGTGCAGGAGGAGATGATCTCCGCGCTGAAGTTCTGGCTGGATCTCGGCATCGACGGGTTCCGGCTGGACGCCGTGCCGTACCTGTACCAGCAGGAGGGCACCAACTGCGAGAACCTGCCGGCGACCCACGAGTTCCTGAAGCGGGTGCGCAAGGAGATCGACGCCCAGTACCCCGACAAGGTGCTGCTGGCGGAGGCCAACCAGTGGCCCGAGGACGTCGTCGACTACTTCGGGGACTACTCCTCCGGCGGCGACGAGTGCCACATGGCCTTCCACTTCCCGGTCATGCCGCGCATCTTCATGGCCGTACGGCGTGAATCGCGCTATCCGGTCTCGGAGATCCTGGCCAAGACCCCGGCGATCCCGTCGAAGTGCCAGTGGGGCATCTTCCTGCGCAACCACGACGAGCTGACCCTGGAGATGGTCACCGACGAAGAGCGCGACTACATGTGGGCCGAATACGCGAAAGACCCACGGATGCGCGCCAACATCGGGATCAGGCGCCGCCTGGCCCCGCTCCTCGACAACGACCGCAACCAGATCGAGCTGTTCACCGCCCTGCTGCTGTCACTGCCCGGCTCGCCGATCCT includes:
- a CDS encoding DUF397 domain-containing protein, whose amino-acid sequence is MDNWRKSSYSGEGDGNECLEIANTRTHVAVRDSKDPAAGTLTVPAGSFALFIEALKKTP
- a CDS encoding glycosyltransferase family 1 protein → MKAIRRFTVRPVLPEPLRPLSDLARNLRWSWHAETRDLFQSVDPEAWAAAGGDPVRILGRVRPARLAELAGDRRFLRRLTAVADDLDDYLTGDRWYQTQAAGMPAAIAYFSPEFGITAALPQYSGGLGILAGDHLKAASDLGVPLIGVGLLYRHGYFRQTLSRDGWQQEHYPVLDPNELPLTQLKEANGTLAQVSLALPGGRALHARIWLAQVGRVPLLLLDSDVEENDLGERGVTDRLYGGGSEHRLLQEMLLGIGGVRAVRTYCRLTGHPHPEVFHTNEGHAGFLGLERIAELCAAGLDFDSSLEAVRGGTVFTTHTPVPAGIDRFDRELVARHFGADAELPGIDVQRILTLGMETYPGGEPNLFNMAVMGLRLAQRANGVSLLHGHVSREMFAGLWPGFDPDEVPITSVTNGVHAPTWVAPEVLRLGARQVGSERAEDALTVGGSERWDSVAEIEDQEIWELRRTLREQLVLEVRERLRASWRQRGAGDAELGWIDGVLDPDVLTIGFARRVPSYKRLTLMLRDRDRLMELLLHPDHPIQIVVAGKAHPADDSGKRLVQELVRFADDPRVRHRIVFLPDYGMAMAQKLYPGCDIWLNNPLRPLEACGTSGMKAALNGCLNLSVLDGWWDEWFQPDFGWAIPTADGAGTDPDRRDDIEAAALYDLLEQRVTPRFYERGRGGLPDRWIAMVRQTLSLLGPKVLAGRMVREYVDRLYVPAAHAHRALTPDTASDLAAWKARVRAAWAGVSVDHVETTAPTATAELGTTVGLRVRVALGSLTPDDVEVQAVSGRVDAEDRITDATVVPLKPAGAPDLEGRLLYEGPLALDRTGPYGYTVRILPAHRLLSSAAEMGLVAVPSEEGVEGAGVLLR
- a CDS encoding alpha-1,4-glucan--maltose-1-phosphate maltosyltransferase, translated to MPATHHSSAPPNSSDTTAAAAKAAKKPAKKTTAKKTTAKKAAAKKTTGKKAVKAVADLPGPPGPPGGPADPPAVSGAATLGRIPVLDVRPVVQHGRRPAKAVTGESFEVSATVFREGHDAVAANVVLRDPAGRPGPWTPMRELAPGTDRWGATVTAGEPGRWTYTVEAWSDPVATWRHHAGIKIPAGIDTELVLEEGARLYERAAAGVPDGQRPVLDEAVAALRDDDRPAAWRLAAALAPQVQDLLARHPLRELVTASDPMPLLVERERALYGSWYEFFPRSEGTPEQPHGTFRTAARRLKPIAEMGFDVVYLPPIHPIGTTFRKGPDNTLTAGPDDVGVPWAIGSPEGGHDAVHPDLGTIEDFDWFVAQARSHGLEIALDFALQCSPDHPWVQKHPEWFHHRPDGTIAYAENPPKKYQDIYAIAFDADMDGLVAETVRILRHWMDHGVRIFRVDNPHTKPVVFWERVIAEVNGTDPDVIFLAEAFTRPAMMHTLAQIGFQQSYTYFTWRNSKQELTEYLGELSGEAAAYMRPNLFVNTPDILHAYLQHGGRPAFEVRAVLAATLSPTWGVYSGYELCENTPLREGSEEYLHSEKYQLRPRDWEAAAREGRTIAPLITRLNTIRRSSPALRQLRDLHFHHTDKEAVIAYSKRSGSNTVLVVANLDPHHTQEATVSLDMPQLGLDWHESVPVRDELTGETYYWGRANYVRLEPGHRPAHVLTVLRPSNPQIGGSPTI
- the treS gene encoding maltose alpha-D-glucosyltransferase, with product MIVNEPVPDTFTDTPARDRDPEWFKRAVFYEVLVRSFQDSNGDGIGDLKGLTAKLDYLQWLGVDCLWLPPFFKSPLRDGGYDVSDYTAVLPEFGDLADFVEFVDAAHQRGMRVIIDFVMNHTSDQHPWFQESRRDPDGPYGDYYVWADDDKQFQDARIIFVDTEASNWTYDPVRKQYYWHRFFSHQPDLNYENPAVQEEMISALKFWLDLGIDGFRLDAVPYLYQQEGTNCENLPATHEFLKRVRKEIDAQYPDKVLLAEANQWPEDVVDYFGDYSSGGDECHMAFHFPVMPRIFMAVRRESRYPVSEILAKTPAIPSKCQWGIFLRNHDELTLEMVTDEERDYMWAEYAKDPRMRANIGIRRRLAPLLDNDRNQIELFTALLLSLPGSPILYYGDEIGMGDNIWLGDRDAVRTPMQWTPDRNAGFSSCDPGRLYLPTIMDPVYGYQVTNVEASMSSPSSLLHWTRRMIEIRKQNPAFGLGSYNELQSTNPAVLAFLREYEDDLVLCVHNFSRFAQPTELDLSRFGGRHPVELFGGVRFPAIGELPYLLTLAGHGFYWFRLRRESV